The window GGCTTGATGCGTTTTACATTGCACATGGCTATAGCCCCGATGCAAAACAGATGCTGGAAAACCGTTTCGTAGATAATGTAAACGGTATGCAGTACGACGGGATATTATTTCAACGATCTAAGGAACGGAGAGCTCCTCATAATTCATATATATCGCAGGATAATGTAATCGCTGCCATGGAGAAGACAAATTCATCGGTAGAATTGTCGACAATTCCGGCATTTTCTTTCCTTGATTCGATTGAAGGTGCTAAAATAGGGGATATCGCATCCATGCTTGTTGTTCGGTATGGGACAGATCCTGATTTTACAAGCACGTATTCCTATGATGGAGAAAAAGGAACTTACAATAGAACAGTAAACGGAATCGTAACAGTCGATAAATCCAGCGAAAAACCTGTGGAACTGTCCAATATACTTATATTCGAAACGGCACACCGTACAATTGATAGTATTGGCAGACAGTCGGTCGATATTGAGTCGGGCGGCAAAGGAAAGCTATTCCATGCAGGTGTTGAAAAGGATATCGAGTGGGAAAATATTGACGGAATCTTAACCCCGATGGAAAATGGTGTTCCGGCAAAACTAGTCCCGGGTAAAACATGGATTCATATCGTTTCCAC of the Sporosarcina sp. FSL K6-1508 genome contains:
- a CDS encoding DUF3048 domain-containing protein — encoded protein: MEKKMRGLLLFMAILMVLLTACSKEEKAEDAVPEPIEVEEEPIVEVEPVQGPTLYKAPFTGVLSEEESTHRAVLATINNHPLARPQSGISDADIVYELAAEGNITRLLALFQSELPEEIGPIRSARDYFVHIAKGLDAFYIAHGYSPDAKQMLENRFVDNVNGMQYDGILFQRSKERRAPHNSYISQDNVIAAMEKTNSSVELSTIPAFSFLDSIEGAKIGDIASMLVVRYGTDPDFTSTYSYDGEKGTYNRTVNGIVTVDKSSEKPVELSNILIFETAHRTIDSIGRQSVDIESGGKGKLFHAGVEKDIEWENIDGILTPMENGVPAKLVPGKTWIHIVSTNPGMETSVTYTP